The Nitrospirota bacterium genome contains the following window.
ATCTCCCGTCATTGCAACAATCTCACCCCGGGATTTAAATGCGTTGACCAGCCGCAATTTTTGTTCGGGAACGACTCGGGCAAAAATATTCGTGCGAACCGTGCGGGCGTTCAATTCCGCGTCTCGCATGATCTGTAGATCGTGACCTGTCAGAATTTCGTCAGCCGGCCTCAACCCTGCCTGACGCGCAATAGCGGATGCCGTTACCGAATAGTCCCCTGTCATCATCACCACCCGTATTCCGGCCGAATAACATTCCTCAATGGAGGATTGAACGTTTGGACGAAGGGGATCTGCCAGGCCTATGAGCCCGACAAAGCTAAATTCGAAATCATGCTGAAGCCGCGGCCAGGGCTCTCCCCGGAATTCGGATTTTGCAACGCCGAGGACACGTAATCCCTCGCCGGCCATTTTCTCGGTCTGAATTGCCAGTTCAGTTTTCTCGGATTCAGGAAGATGGCACAAGTCAGCAATCGCTTCCGGAGCCCCTTTCGTTGCCACAACAAAGATCTCCTGGTCCGGGCCTTTCCAGACTTGTGACATCGCCAGCAATTCAGGCTCAAGCGGATATTCGCGTACCAGCGTCCAGTCTGAATGAAGATGTTCCGATTTCCCCAGCAATTTATTCCCTGTCTCCTGGAACGCCCTTTCCATTGGATCAAAGGGATCGATGTCGCTGGCAAGTATTGCGTATTCCAAAGGGGGATGAAATTCGTCCGGAATGGCGTCGGGATCGCCTCCAAGATGATGAATGACGTTTCCTGGTGCATAGATCGACCTCACTTCCATCCGATTCAGAGTGAGTGTCCCCGTCTTATCGACACAAAGGATTGTCGCGGACCCTAACGCTTCAATTGCCGAAGAACGCCGGGTCAAAACTCTCTTCCGGGAAATTCGCCAGGCCCCTAACGCGAGAAAAACGGTCAGAACCACGGGAAATTCTTCAGGAAGGACTGCCATGGCAAGGGTAAGACCAGCCAGAACACCTTCTAACCAGTTTTGCCGAATCATCCCGTAGAGAAGAACCACGCAAAGACAGGCCAGAATGCCAATAACAGCAATGTTTCTAACGAGTCGGCCGATTTCCTGCTGAAGGGTAGTCTTGTGGTTACTTTCTACACGTAACTCATTTCCAATTTGGCCGAGTCTGGTTGCGGAACCAATCGCTGTCACTTCCGCATAACCTTTCCCCTGAACAACCAATGAACCTGAAAAAAGATAAGATGAATTTTCCATCCCTTCTGAATCCAGGTCATTTTTGTTTCCTCCGACACCTTTTCCGACAGGCATTGATTCCCCGGTTATCAGCGACTCATCCACCATCAGGACAGTGCCGCTCTTTAAGAGAAGCGCATCCGCTGGAACGCGGTCCCCGGCGGCAATGATCAGCAAATCTCCTCGAACGACTTCCCTCCCGGCAATACGAATTGCATTTCCGTCACGAACCACAAGGGCTCTCGGACTCGTTAAATCGCGCAATGCACTGAGTACCTTCTCCACTTTTCGCTCTTGATAGAGCGTGATTCCGATGATTCCGGAGATCGATATAAATAAGGTCATGGCTTCTGTTCTGTCGCCGAGAATCAGGTAAATCGTTCCTGCCGCAAGCAGAAGAAGAAACATGGGCTCTCTTAAGACGCCTCGGAGGAGTTTCCAAATCGTCCCGGACTGATCCGATGGCAATTCGTTAAAACCTTCCTGCTGAAGGCGATTTGCAGCCTCTACAGCGGAAACTCCTTTCAGGGGGAAGAGTTCGGGATCAGAATTCATGGCATTCATCTGTTTACTATAGGAAATTGTTCTTTGAATATCAATCGGTGAAATGTTTCGCCGCTGCCTAATTGACTGTACATCCTTGAAACGATCAAAAATAACTGTTTTAAAATGATTTTTATTTTAGGCCGTCCAATAGTCTAGACACCTTTCATTTTAAATCCGTCTGTCTCTTCCTTTTTTCATTTTGACCTCTGGAACTTATTGAAAACTAAGGTGAGATATTTTT
Protein-coding sequences here:
- a CDS encoding HAD-IC family P-type ATPase, whose product is MNSDPELFPLKGVSAVEAANRLQQEGFNELPSDQSGTIWKLLRGVLREPMFLLLLAAGTIYLILGDRTEAMTLFISISGIIGITLYQERKVEKVLSALRDLTSPRALVVRDGNAIRIAGREVVRGDLLIIAAGDRVPADALLLKSGTVLMVDESLITGESMPVGKGVGGNKNDLDSEGMENSSYLFSGSLVVQGKGYAEVTAIGSATRLGQIGNELRVESNHKTTLQQEIGRLVRNIAVIGILACLCVVLLYGMIRQNWLEGVLAGLTLAMAVLPEEFPVVLTVFLALGAWRISRKRVLTRRSSAIEALGSATILCVDKTGTLTLNRMEVRSIYAPGNVIHHLGGDPDAIPDEFHPPLEYAILASDIDPFDPMERAFQETGNKLLGKSEHLHSDWTLVREYPLEPELLAMSQVWKGPDQEIFVVATKGAPEAIADLCHLPESEKTELAIQTEKMAGEGLRVLGVAKSEFRGEPWPRLQHDFEFSFVGLIGLADPLRPNVQSSIEECYSAGIRVVMMTGDYSVTASAIARQAGLRPADEILTGHDLQIMRDAELNARTVRTNIFARVVPEQKLRLVNAFKSRGEIVAMTGDGVNDAPALKGADIGIAMGNRGTDVAREAAALVLLDDDFSSIVQAIREGRRIFDNLQKAMSYLLAVHIPIVGMSVIPLTLGWPLMFTPIHIVFMEFIIDPACSIVFESEKEEANIMKRPPRSVLDPIFRKKSLFVLFMQGAIVFLIILGLYGYALKLGWDERHARSIAFTALIVSNLAQIFANRSMNLTLKETLMKPNPALWGVVVFTLFFLAVVLYTPSLQGLFQFSPLNPMEMTGAFLAGMGTIIWFELYKVVDLKG